From a single Nostoc sp. CENA543 genomic region:
- a CDS encoding plasmid partition protein ParG codes for MANESKDKIFFRTRIDAVIHKRFKKLCVDEDVTMESVVNKLIEDWVKHKEAESEKK; via the coding sequence ATGGCGAATGAGAGTAAAGACAAGATTTTTTTTCGTACCAGGATTGATGCGGTAATACACAAGCGATTTAAAAAACTGTGTGTGGATGAAGACGTAACTATGGAATCTGTGGTAAACAAGCTGATTGAAGACTGGGTTAAGCACAAGGAAGCAGAGTCTGAAAAAAAATAG
- a CDS encoding ParM/StbA family protein, producing MYNIYFADIGNFTSITALKGEKPRVIRSVFQDVTYTSARDIETDDSPSVKLDNKVLVLGERATKQKNPQTAAERGKQLPEFVKPFTLAGLRLDFEGTVRFLVPERNQWDEDTIRQTLIAEHQVTVNGRTYRHKIKNIEFYLETDVAVVNGYKKGFLDVEGDTLAIDIGGGTTNYCVMTPNGEVLTRRSIPKVGGVSLANDIINSDLMQSYAKRDNVAFKVAKMMDSIADGSLTYGRKYDFSSVFPGLLENWFNALMDSITTAANDYLADVTNIMLIGGCANLVRHKLSAKPGFYIPVDPHLSNIQALLAM from the coding sequence GTGTACAACATTTACTTTGCAGATATTGGTAACTTCACCAGCATCACCGCCCTCAAAGGTGAAAAGCCTCGCGTCATTCGCTCAGTATTTCAAGATGTCACCTATACCAGTGCTAGAGACATAGAAACCGACGATTCCCCCAGCGTCAAACTAGACAACAAAGTATTAGTCCTGGGAGAACGAGCCACCAAGCAGAAAAACCCCCAAACCGCCGCCGAGAGAGGAAAACAGTTACCAGAATTTGTTAAACCTTTCACCCTAGCAGGACTAAGACTTGACTTTGAAGGAACTGTCAGATTTTTAGTCCCAGAACGTAATCAATGGGATGAAGACACAATCCGCCAAACATTGATTGCAGAACATCAAGTCACAGTCAATGGCAGAACCTACAGACACAAAATCAAAAACATTGAATTTTACCTAGAAACTGACGTGGCAGTAGTCAACGGGTACAAAAAAGGTTTCCTGGATGTAGAAGGAGACACACTCGCCATCGACATCGGCGGAGGCACAACCAACTACTGTGTCATGACTCCTAATGGTGAAGTCCTCACCCGTCGTTCCATCCCTAAAGTTGGTGGTGTCTCCTTAGCTAACGACATCATCAACTCTGACCTCATGCAGAGTTACGCCAAACGAGATAACGTCGCCTTCAAAGTAGCAAAGATGATGGATTCCATTGCTGACGGCTCTTTAACCTATGGACGCAAGTATGATTTCAGTTCCGTCTTTCCTGGGCTGCTAGAAAACTGGTTTAACGCCCTGATGGATAGCATTACCACAGCTGCAAATGATTACTTAGCCGATGTCACCAATATCATGCTCATTGGTGGATGTGCCAACTTAGTACGTCATAAATTGAGTGCAAAACCAGGGTTTTATATTCCAGTTGACCCTCATCTATCAAACATTCAAGCACTGTTGGCCATGTGA
- a CDS encoding ATP-binding protein, whose protein sequence is MKDIKPSELNQRRYNLPLRLNLLMMASVLGAVICVVVGHLGDGIAKKEICFYPKSARIHDAPLEAEGDTERLLLGNKYCRYEQRSQIPQPYLKANQYRTSNPNYNEWAFLQHESLYVFRELSADNPFKIHFGIGAMVLGGIGLFLTSKAKDYLSDIRPHYRATKQFEGVRASKSVKLGEQLLDLSGNELLKYLRGIKIAEARQQFIASITPQQQIALLMAMSADDYYDFGHLLDGGASFSKFEPQQQPTAQLPHGTPGTVEEQAQQPVISPNSNTAWVQNLIKQTALIWGNQGGGKSWLARYVVKQKKQAGYRVVVLDPDSNKAEWRGVESYHSWSDIEQQIREYVEELEQRLKTFNNSSLSEEQWRQKLWSEGKATALICEEATTYGDFIKDAELLEKFGKLALTKSRKQELPLTVVAHNNTQTCLFGIKGLHNLVSKMLQVECLAQVDPITLQPKSTGKAKVKLDSSNEWILVELPKMTAKISDFSQTVPTEFHANPPIDKATLERIYELEINIGEQAGDTQNSPNKLSTMAQKLYEYLTRTERIEADVREFKSNFKVNGERFTVEQIKGWMYEIVGANLADWIGEGVIKLNQI, encoded by the coding sequence ATGAAAGACATAAAACCATCAGAACTTAACCAGCGTCGTTATAATCTCCCATTGCGTCTAAATTTGCTGATGATGGCATCGGTACTAGGCGCAGTGATTTGTGTTGTAGTAGGACATTTAGGGGATGGCATAGCCAAGAAAGAAATATGTTTTTACCCAAAATCAGCCAGGATACACGATGCACCACTAGAAGCAGAGGGGGATACAGAACGTTTACTTTTGGGTAATAAGTATTGCCGATATGAACAGCGATCGCAAATTCCCCAACCTTACTTGAAGGCTAACCAGTACCGCACCAGCAACCCCAACTATAACGAGTGGGCATTTCTCCAACATGAAAGCCTGTACGTATTTCGAGAACTAAGTGCTGATAACCCGTTTAAGATTCACTTTGGGATAGGGGCGATGGTGTTGGGGGGAATCGGTCTGTTTTTAACTTCTAAAGCCAAAGACTATCTCAGCGACATTAGACCCCACTACCGCGCTACTAAACAATTTGAAGGTGTGAGAGCGTCAAAAAGTGTAAAACTTGGTGAGCAACTGTTAGACCTATCTGGTAACGAACTACTGAAATACTTGCGTGGTATCAAAATTGCTGAGGCCAGACAGCAGTTTATCGCCAGTATCACCCCACAGCAGCAGATAGCCCTACTCATGGCGATGTCGGCTGATGATTATTATGACTTCGGGCATTTACTAGATGGTGGGGCAAGTTTTTCTAAATTCGAGCCACAGCAACAGCCAACCGCACAGCTACCACACGGCACACCTGGAACTGTTGAGGAGCAAGCCCAGCAGCCAGTTATCTCACCCAACAGTAACACCGCATGGGTGCAAAACCTCATCAAACAAACTGCTTTAATTTGGGGCAACCAAGGCGGCGGGAAGTCTTGGCTGGCTCGTTATGTCGTTAAACAGAAAAAACAGGCAGGCTATCGTGTTGTTGTCCTTGACCCTGACAGTAATAAAGCAGAATGGCGAGGGGTTGAAAGTTATCACTCCTGGTCAGATATTGAACAACAAATCCGCGAATACGTTGAGGAATTGGAACAACGGTTAAAAACCTTTAACAATTCATCCTTAAGCGAAGAGCAATGGCGGCAGAAACTTTGGAGCGAGGGCAAAGCGACAGCCCTAATTTGTGAGGAAGCAACCACCTACGGCGACTTTATTAAGGATGCAGAATTATTGGAGAAATTCGGCAAGCTGGCACTGACTAAAAGCCGCAAACAAGAGCTGCCTTTAACTGTGGTAGCTCACAATAATACACAGACTTGTTTATTTGGGATTAAAGGCTTACATAATCTGGTTTCTAAAATGCTCCAGGTGGAATGTTTGGCACAAGTAGATCCAATTACACTACAGCCAAAATCTACGGGTAAAGCCAAAGTCAAACTCGATAGTTCCAATGAATGGATATTAGTTGAACTGCCCAAGATGACCGCCAAAATCTCTGATTTTAGTCAGACTGTGCCAACAGAATTTCACGCGAATCCACCCATAGATAAAGCGACATTGGAACGCATTTATGAACTAGAAATCAATATTGGTGAGCAGGCAGGTGACACCCAAAATTCACCTAATAAACTTTCAACAATGGCGCAAAAGTTATATGAATATCTCACAAGAACTGAACGAATAGAGGCTGATGTTAGAGAGTTTAAAAGTAACTTTAAAGTGAACGGTGAAAGATTCACTGTGGAGCAAATCAAGGGCTGGATGTATGAAATTGTGGGTGCTAATTTAGCAGACTGGATAGGCGAGGGTGTTATCAAGCTCAATCAAATTTGA
- a CDS encoding site-specific integrase — MKVNRHGRAKVLTQQEIQLIFSHGLDNDRDRTVFGVCLFSACRIREACTLLTEDIYTPLGLVRPQLIIRKANTKGKLATRTIPVIEDLRQILTNYYPLAGNPYLFPGRSNGHISEDSAARILRGACKQVGIIGVSTHSFRRTALTQMSNAGIPLRVIQEISGHRNLEQLQKYLEVSDQQVLGAAASLAMLSPVGRTGIELGLGEKFEIDANSPR, encoded by the coding sequence ATGAAGGTAAACAGACACGGACGCGCCAAGGTTCTGACGCAGCAAGAGATACAACTAATCTTCAGTCACGGTTTAGACAATGACCGGGACAGAACTGTATTTGGCGTGTGTCTGTTTAGTGCCTGCCGCATTCGGGAAGCCTGCACCCTGTTAACAGAAGACATCTACACACCCCTTGGGTTAGTCAGACCCCAGCTAATTATTAGAAAAGCGAACACTAAAGGGAAACTGGCCACACGCACAATCCCAGTGATTGAAGACTTGCGCCAGATACTAACCAACTACTACCCACTAGCAGGTAATCCCTACTTATTCCCCGGTCGCAGTAACGGACATATTAGCGAAGACTCAGCCGCTAGGATACTGCGCGGAGCTTGCAAACAAGTAGGGATAATCGGCGTATCGACGCACAGCTTCAGGCGTACAGCCCTAACGCAGATGAGTAATGCAGGTATTCCACTGCGGGTAATTCAAGAAATTAGTGGGCATCGCAACCTGGAACAGTTGCAGAAATATTTGGAAGTCTCAGATCAGCAAGTGCTAGGTGCGGCGGCCAGCTTGGCGATGCTATCACCTGTGGGTAGAACTGGTATAGAACTGGGGCTTGGTGAAAAATTTGAAATTGATGCGAATAGTCCCCGTTAG
- a CDS encoding DNA cytosine methyltransferase — protein sequence MNFYLNSLNSLRLSSRNNKDLTAISLFSGGGGLDLGLSLAGFYFKYANDEVKYYCDTIAHNFPDCITEAKDVRELKGLEIKKLINSNNIALIAGGPPCQSFSILGKRESFTDLRGQLVFEYIRLINEIKPKAFVFENVPGLLTLNKGKDWEKLYYHFKSETGYDIHTDILNAADYGVPQIRKRLFVVGFIQPAEFQFPKPLYRDSSSLDLLEQHLPEWIPSKLALEYVDGLPNQDIRIHGDRVRSRYEKIPPGGRDKVDHTDRIDPEKPSGTVLVGSKAGGGRPHIHPYLHRHITVREAARLQSFPDWYTFLGTSTAQYRQVGNAVPPLLGLAVGKSIQYALQNLSEKELIV from the coding sequence GTGAACTTTTACCTAAATAGCCTCAACTCACTACGTTTATCATCAAGAAACAATAAGGATCTCACTGCTATTTCACTGTTCTCTGGTGGAGGAGGACTAGATTTAGGTTTATCATTAGCAGGTTTTTATTTCAAATATGCTAATGATGAGGTTAAGTATTATTGTGATACTATTGCACACAATTTTCCTGACTGTATTACAGAAGCTAAAGATGTTAGGGAATTAAAAGGTTTAGAAATAAAAAAATTGATTAACTCTAACAATATAGCTCTTATTGCAGGAGGGCCACCATGCCAATCGTTTAGTATCTTGGGTAAGAGAGAATCATTTACTGATTTACGAGGGCAGTTAGTTTTTGAATATATTCGCCTTATAAATGAAATAAAGCCCAAAGCCTTTGTTTTTGAAAATGTTCCAGGTCTTTTAACACTTAATAAAGGTAAAGATTGGGAAAAGTTATATTACCATTTTAAATCAGAAACTGGTTACGATATACACACTGATATTTTGAATGCCGCAGATTATGGAGTGCCGCAAATTAGAAAAAGATTGTTTGTAGTTGGTTTTATTCAGCCTGCTGAATTTCAGTTTCCTAAGCCTTTATATCGTGATTCATCAAGTTTAGATTTATTGGAGCAACATCTTCCAGAGTGGATACCTTCTAAATTAGCCTTAGAATATGTTGATGGGTTGCCTAACCAAGATATTCGTATTCATGGAGATAGAGTACGGAGTCGTTACGAAAAAATCCCACCAGGTGGTAGGGATAAGGTTGATCATACAGATAGGATTGACCCCGAAAAACCTTCAGGGACAGTATTAGTTGGTTCTAAAGCAGGTGGCGGTAGACCTCATATCCATCCATATTTACATCGACATATTACGGTTAGAGAAGCTGCTCGTCTTCAATCCTTTCCAGATTGGTACACATTTTTAGGAACATCAACAGCACAATACAGGCAAGTAGGTAATGCTGTACCTCCTTTATTGGGACTTGCTGTAGGAAAATCTATTCAATACGCCTTACAAAATTTGTCTGAAAAGGAGTTAATAGTTTGA
- a CDS encoding helix-turn-helix domain-containing protein, which translates to MNKQEAADYLGVSVRALERYVQQGRISVKYEKGKTRPTANFDPTELEAFKAELDQPTIKPAFESRQITTEQQADTGKLTHNSGEIARFDEVSGFGEIGVIEKLSGIIETLLGKADTQPSVPIADKLLLTIAEAQALTGLSREFLRDAITAGELKAKVIGKSWRVKRADLEEYVEKLF; encoded by the coding sequence ATGAACAAGCAGGAAGCAGCAGATTATTTAGGTGTCAGCGTTCGCGCCCTTGAGCGTTATGTCCAGCAAGGGCGAATAAGTGTTAAATACGAGAAGGGTAAAACTCGCCCAACTGCCAACTTTGACCCAACTGAACTTGAAGCTTTTAAAGCAGAACTAGATCAACCAACTATAAAACCTGCCTTTGAATCTCGCCAAATAACGACAGAGCAACAGGCAGATACAGGCAAACTTACACATAACTCTGGCGAGATTGCGAGATTTGACGAGGTTTCGGGATTTGGCGAGATTGGCGTAATTGAAAAGTTATCTGGAATCATTGAAACATTACTAGGTAAGGCTGACACTCAGCCATCAGTACCAATAGCTGATAAGTTACTGCTGACCATCGCTGAGGCACAGGCTTTAACTGGATTATCTAGAGAATTCTTACGAGATGCAATTACAGCAGGTGAGTTGAAAGCTAAAGTCATTGGTAAAAGCTGGCGAGTTAAGCGTGCTGACTTGGAAGAGTATGTTGAGAAGCTGTTTTGA
- a CDS encoding recombinase family protein, translating into MAIYAYLRVSSDKQDVHNQRHGILEYANIHALSPIQFVEDTISGREKWLERGVGQLLNQTAQAKDIVIFSEVSRMARSTLQVLEMLECCVRRGINVHIAKQGMVLDDSMQSRITATVLGLAAEIERELIVLRTTEALAKRKAEGKTLGRPKGRQSAHLKLDTREAEIRSYLAKGISKRSIAKLVDCSPSTLYDWLSRKHLHPRHDKLVEKS; encoded by the coding sequence ATGGCTATTTATGCTTATCTGAGGGTCTCCAGCGACAAACAAGACGTACACAACCAACGACATGGCATTTTAGAATATGCCAACATCCACGCTTTGAGTCCCATCCAGTTTGTAGAGGACACAATTTCTGGGCGGGAGAAATGGTTAGAGCGAGGTGTAGGACAACTACTGAATCAAACAGCACAAGCAAAAGATATAGTCATTTTTTCAGAAGTTAGTCGGATGGCACGCTCCACCTTACAAGTATTAGAAATGCTGGAGTGTTGCGTGCGTCGAGGAATCAACGTCCATATCGCCAAACAAGGTATGGTACTGGATGACTCAATGCAAAGCCGAATTACAGCAACAGTTTTAGGCTTGGCAGCAGAAATCGAACGGGAATTGATTGTACTCAGAACAACCGAAGCACTAGCCAAACGAAAAGCTGAAGGAAAAACATTAGGACGACCCAAAGGACGACAATCTGCACATTTGAAACTGGACACAAGGGAAGCAGAAATTCGCAGTTATTTAGCCAAAGGAATCAGTAAACGCTCAATTGCCAAACTGGTCGATTGTTCACCTTCCACCCTCTACGATTGGTTGTCACGTAAACACCTCCACCCACGCCACGATAAATTGGTGGAGAAATCATAG
- a CDS encoding DDE-type integrase/transposase/recombinase — protein sequence MPIDAIVDLRRRLDQLPPRSPSRRVLVQEIAQLYGISEDTVYRTLREGNVVRSVRRVDCDVPRVIPKATLERYCEIIAAIKIRTSNRKGRHLSTAQAIRLLEEDGINTPDGHVTVPVGLLKPTTVNRYLNKWGYDRDTLLRQPPAVRFQAEYSNQCWHFDLSPSDLKHVKAPAFLEPGRGHPLLMLYSVVDDRSGVAYQEYHGVYGEDVEAALRFMFAAMSPKKETNFPFQGIPQMLYMDNGPIAKSLVFQKVMGYLGIEVRTHLPNGKDGRRVTARSKGKVERPFRTVKEMHETLYHLHEPETEAEANAWLMKFLLHYNSRPHRSEPHSRMEDWVSNLPINGIRQMCTWERFCTFARSPERRKVGIDARVTVEGVAYEVEPDLAGETVVLWWGLFDNELYVEHKERRYGPFLPVDGPIPLHRYRSFKKTRTQKRAERIESLAKELSLPNSVIGKGNQPEFGSNTTQLKIQPFVDPNPFQELTFSTVIAAKLAIADYLARPLAKLTSEQMAYIDAVLVTTLNKQEVIKQIRDFFHPITGTSDVE from the coding sequence ATACCAATTGATGCAATCGTAGACCTTCGTCGCCGCTTAGACCAACTACCACCGCGCAGTCCATCTCGTCGGGTATTAGTTCAAGAAATAGCTCAACTGTATGGCATCTCTGAAGATACTGTGTATCGGACATTACGAGAAGGCAATGTTGTCCGTTCAGTACGCCGCGTTGATTGTGATGTACCGCGTGTAATTCCAAAAGCAACTCTTGAGCGATACTGCGAAATCATTGCTGCCATTAAAATACGTACATCTAACCGCAAAGGTCGTCATTTATCTACCGCACAAGCAATTCGCTTATTGGAAGAAGATGGCATCAACACACCAGATGGTCATGTCACCGTTCCAGTAGGTTTGCTCAAACCAACCACCGTCAATCGTTATCTCAACAAATGGGGTTACGACCGCGATACCCTCCTACGACAACCACCGGCGGTTCGCTTCCAGGCAGAATATAGCAATCAATGTTGGCATTTTGACCTCAGCCCATCAGACCTCAAGCACGTAAAAGCACCAGCATTCCTAGAACCGGGGCGGGGGCATCCCTTGTTAATGCTTTATAGTGTCGTCGATGACCGTAGTGGTGTGGCATACCAAGAATACCACGGTGTTTACGGTGAGGATGTGGAAGCAGCACTGCGGTTTATGTTTGCCGCCATGTCACCCAAAAAAGAGACTAACTTTCCCTTTCAAGGCATTCCCCAAATGCTGTACATGGACAATGGCCCCATTGCTAAGAGCTTAGTATTTCAAAAAGTTATGGGTTATTTAGGGATTGAAGTACGTACCCATTTACCGAATGGCAAGGATGGACGACGGGTGACGGCTCGTTCTAAGGGGAAGGTGGAACGACCCTTTCGCACGGTCAAAGAAATGCACGAAACCCTCTACCACTTGCATGAACCGGAGACCGAAGCCGAGGCGAACGCTTGGTTGATGAAGTTTTTGCTCCATTACAATAGCCGACCCCATCGCAGCGAACCTCATTCCCGGATGGAAGACTGGGTGAGCAATTTACCTATTAACGGCATCCGTCAAATGTGTACCTGGGAGCGTTTTTGTACATTTGCACGCTCACCCGAACGCCGTAAGGTAGGCATCGATGCTCGCGTTACGGTTGAGGGGGTGGCTTATGAGGTGGAGCCAGATTTGGCTGGAGAAACTGTGGTTCTATGGTGGGGCTTGTTTGACAACGAACTGTACGTAGAACACAAAGAACGTCGCTATGGGCCGTTTCTGCCTGTAGATGGCCCAATCCCCCTACATCGCTACCGTAGTTTCAAAAAAACACGTACCCAGAAACGGGCAGAGCGAATTGAATCTTTAGCTAAAGAGTTGTCTTTACCGAACTCTGTGATTGGTAAAGGCAATCAGCCAGAATTCGGGAGTAATACAACCCAATTGAAGATACAGCCTTTTGTTGACCCTAACCCATTTCAAGAACTGACATTCAGCACGGTGATTGCAGCAAAGTTGGCGATCGCCGATTATTTGGCACGCCCATTAGCCAAACTCACCTCAGAACAGATGGCTTATATTGATGCAGTTCTGGTGACTACTCTCAATAAGCAGGAGGTAATCAAACAAATTCGAGATTTCTTCCACCCCATTACAGGTACGAGCGATGTTGAGTGA
- a CDS encoding ExeA family protein, translated as MLSDVMTYFGLKRTLDHVGYFETPEQTNLFKELKPQIRQGRLIAITGVVGCGKTTTLQRLQLELSSEKDIIISRCLAIDKDKVNVGVLMSALFLDLSTEKDAKPPTHPELRERKLLALVQKCRKPIVLFVDEAHDIHHSTLVKIKRLIELVRQSGCTLSVVLLGHPKLKNDLRRPSLEEIGARTNIFSLEGIRGHQFEYIKWLLSECIYDDYLPEDLITDEAIAFLAQRLTTPLQIEHYLQRAFEDAYQAATKPVTRDMAEAVLNVGLNDLEPRLMPGV; from the coding sequence ATGTTGAGTGATGTCATGACTTATTTTGGTCTGAAACGTACCTTAGATCATGTGGGGTATTTTGAGACCCCTGAGCAGACAAATCTATTCAAAGAACTGAAACCCCAAATTAGGCAAGGTCGCTTGATTGCAATAACAGGTGTTGTTGGTTGTGGTAAAACAACGACTTTACAACGACTGCAATTGGAATTGTCTTCCGAAAAAGACATAATTATTTCTCGTTGCCTTGCGATTGACAAAGATAAGGTCAATGTTGGGGTTTTGATGAGTGCTTTGTTTTTGGATTTAAGCACAGAAAAAGATGCTAAACCACCGACTCACCCAGAACTCAGAGAACGAAAATTGTTAGCTTTGGTTCAAAAATGCCGTAAGCCTATAGTGCTTTTTGTCGATGAAGCTCATGACATTCATCACAGTACGTTAGTCAAAATTAAGCGTTTAATTGAATTGGTACGTCAGAGCGGTTGCACTTTATCTGTAGTGCTATTGGGACATCCCAAGTTGAAAAACGATCTGCGCCGACCATCTTTGGAAGAGATTGGTGCTAGAACCAATATTTTTAGTTTAGAAGGTATTAGAGGACATCAATTTGAGTATATAAAATGGCTATTGAGTGAGTGTATTTACGATGATTATCTGCCTGAAGATTTGATTACCGATGAAGCAATTGCATTTTTAGCTCAACGATTGACTACTCCATTGCAAATCGAACATTATTTGCAGAGGGCTTTTGAAGACGCTTATCAAGCAGCAACGAAGCCTGTCACCCGTGATATGGCTGAAGCTGTCTTGAACGTAGGACTTAACGATTTAGAACCCCGCCTAATGCCTGGAGTTTAG
- a CDS encoding NF041680 family putative transposase — MNRAKLEEFRQAAYNYLGRAHDATFELMDAILLTRNAYSLADLSLSPAFRRKWSSIYEALQDSRPQRQKLMQLYIKQMPHQGRPLLAGDHTAWPRPDAVTLQERTIEHSSVSMGGDKPITIGQGYSTIAWIPESSGSWALPLRHERITSWESPIQKAAWQLQQVCENLPTRPISVWDSEYGCAPFVLKTSNIKADILVRLRSNLCLWGAPPPYSGKGRPRKHGDKFKLNDASTWTQAIQTIEVNHPKLGRIKVSLWSNFHFRKAATRPMSLIRVERLDELGNLRVSKPLWLAWLGEQMPPLEEVWQLYLRRFTVDHWYRFLKQRLHWTLPKLRTPKQCERWSDLMPIMTWELWLARDIVADNPLPWQKLLVSLTPGRVAQAMGSILATIGTPARPPKPRGKSPGWKTGQPRQRRIRYPVVRKTTTKPRKQQSESA; from the coding sequence ATGAACCGTGCCAAATTAGAGGAATTTCGTCAAGCAGCGTATAACTATCTAGGTAGAGCGCATGATGCAACATTTGAACTGATGGATGCAATATTGCTAACTCGGAACGCTTACAGTTTGGCAGATTTATCACTATCACCAGCATTTAGACGCAAGTGGTCAAGTATTTATGAAGCGTTACAAGATAGCAGGCCACAGCGACAAAAATTGATGCAGTTATACATCAAACAGATGCCACACCAGGGTCGTCCGTTGTTGGCTGGCGACCATACAGCTTGGCCAAGGCCAGATGCGGTAACGCTACAGGAAAGGACAATTGAACACAGCAGTGTCTCAATGGGAGGTGACAAACCAATCACCATTGGTCAGGGCTATAGCACCATTGCTTGGATACCGGAGAGTTCGGGCAGTTGGGCATTACCATTGAGACACGAGCGAATTACCAGTTGGGAAAGCCCAATCCAGAAAGCAGCATGGCAATTACAACAAGTTTGTGAAAATTTACCTACCAGACCAATTTCGGTTTGGGATAGTGAGTACGGGTGCGCTCCTTTCGTTTTGAAGACGAGTAATATTAAAGCAGACATTTTGGTACGTTTGCGTTCAAATCTTTGTTTATGGGGCGCACCACCACCATATTCTGGCAAGGGACGACCGAGAAAACATGGTGATAAATTTAAGTTGAATGATGCTTCGACATGGACTCAAGCCATTCAAACTATAGAAGTAAATCATCCAAAACTAGGACGTATCAAGGTGAGCTTGTGGTCAAATTTTCATTTTCGGAAAGCCGCTACACGTCCGATGTCCTTGATTCGGGTTGAGCGTCTTGATGAGCTTGGCAACTTGCGGGTGTCAAAACCTTTGTGGTTGGCTTGGCTGGGAGAACAAATGCCGCCTTTAGAAGAAGTTTGGCAACTCTACTTGCGGCGTTTTACTGTTGACCACTGGTATCGCTTTTTGAAGCAACGCTTACACTGGACTCTTCCCAAGCTACGTACCCCTAAGCAATGTGAGCGTTGGAGTGACTTAATGCCCATCATGACTTGGGAATTGTGGTTAGCCCGTGATATCGTTGCAGACAACCCTTTACCTTGGCAAAAGTTATTAGTTAGTTTGACTCCAGGTAGGGTTGCTCAGGCGATGGGAAGTATTTTAGCGACGATTGGTACTCCTGCCCGTCCGCCCAAACCTCGCGGAAAGTCCCCTGGCTGGAAGACTGGACAACCCCGACAACGTAGAATTCGCTATCCTGTTGTTAGAAAAACTACAACTAAGCCACGTAAGCAACAATCAGAATCTGCTTAA